The following is a genomic window from Capnocytophaga stomatis.
AAATCATTAATAAATTGATTTTTAGCGGTTTCTTTTTCTATTTTAGAAATGTCCAACTCCTTTTTTAAAGCTATATTTTTTCTAAACTCATCAAATCTATTGTGAAAATCGACTGCTATCGTTTTGAAAGTATTAAACTCTTTCAATTTTTTCTCAAAATTATTTTTTGCGTTTTCGAAATTTGATAGGATTTCCCTTTTTTTACTTGGATTTTTCTCTTGTTCTGATTGAATTTTTACTAAATAATTTTGAAAGTTATTTACTTCTTTATCAACTATGCTATTTCCATTTTCATCTTTTATAAATGATTTCCAAAAGAAATTGTGGAATTTACTTTTATTTTCGGAATTCCCCAATGCAGCAGCTAAAATTCCCCAATTTTCACTGCCAGTTAATTCCTCTTTTGCAAATTCCCCAAAATAATCTGCATTTGAAAAGGCTTTTTTGTCAATTTTTTTCAACTGAGGCAATTCCTTACTGATATTTTCCACCGCTGCATTGTTATTACTCGCTACAACAATACCAAAATTCTTTTGTAATGAAGCATTTAAAGGATAAACATATTGGTATCTATCTTTAAAATCTAATTTTACACCTTTTCCAAAAAGATTATCAGTGCCAATGTTAGTAATATACTTGGCTCTATCCACTATGATTTGAGCAATCACATCTAACAAAAGTGTGGTTTTACCCGTTCCGGGAGGTCCATTTACGCCTTGCAAACCTGAGTTGTTATTCAAATCTTTAAAAATAGAATTTACAGCACCTAATTGAGCAGTACAAAGTCCATATTGAGGAGACGAAGCCCATTTTCCTTCAGTTAAATATTCTGGATGGATGGTTTTAAAAAGTTCCTCTTTATTTTTAATCAAATCTAATTTTTGCTGATAGGGAGTAAGAGTCAAATAATCTTGTAATGTGAGTGATAATTCAGTTTTTTTATCAATCAAATTATTCAAATCTTCTAAGAAAAAGCTATTTAGAAACGGAGCATCAAGCTCAGTATTTATGCTAACATCTTTTTCAAGATAATAAACTTTTATTTCTTTTGTATTCCAAGGAGTTAATTGTTTGAGATAGTCTATTTCTTTATTTATAAAATCCCAAGTTATAACTTCACCTTTTGAGTTTTCATTATCTTGATTTTTGAGAATATTAAACCGTTCAGAATACTCATCTTGTACATTTTGAAGTAATTGAAACACGGAAGAAATATCTCTTTTGTTGTGTAAAATAGTTAATCCCAAAACATAACTTGCTAATGTATAGCTATTAGCATCAGGTTGTCCTTTTTCATCAAGAATAATTGAAGAAAGACAAGTAAAACCACTCACTTTCTCTTCCCAAAGTACCTTTTCCTTGCTTGGAAATAAATTTTCAATATGATTTACAATATTCTCTTTTGAAATTTCCCCAAAAAACAGTGTGTAGATTCTTTTTTTACCTTTTTCAATAGTTTTGGGTGTATTCCAAGGAAGTTGATTTTTTATTTCTATAACAGAATCCTTATCTAAGTCAGGAAAATTGAAGATTTCTACATTTCTCCAAAAATGTAAAATGTCTTTTTGAGGCATATTTTATTCAATTTATTTTTTAATTTCTATTTTAAATCCATATTGCTCGGCAAGAGCCTTTAATTCATTTTCTCTGATTTTTTTCTCATTTTCTTTGCAAAAATTAGGATATACCTCACAAAACATCTCGTTAAGTTTATACTTTAAAATAGGTTCATCTATTAGTTTTATAAGTTCGAGGGCTTCTGATTTTTCTTTATCAGACATTATTATTTGTGCTTTATACTTATCTTCTTCTTTTTTATTTGTTTTTTTCTTATATTCTTCCTCCTTTCTATATTCTTCTTTTTGTTGATTCAGTTTTTCTAATAATTGATTGATTCTATTTTTCGCAAACTCTCCAATTAAAGATTCTTTCATAAAAAACGAACTGGATAACATCATTGAAATATTTCCTGCAAATGTATTTTTATTTTCTATCTCACCTTCTCCTAAAAATAATACATTTTGCTTTGGAATATCGGATAGAATAAAAGGAGAATGCGTACAAAACAGTATATTTATTCCTTTTATATTATTTATATTTTTTTCTATATTTTTTAATTTTTCTAATAATTCAAAAACAAATCTTCTTTGGTATTCGGGATGAAAATACAACTCAATCTCATCAAAAATAATATTGATATAATGATATTTCTTTTTGCCAGAATTAGAATTATGAACAGAATTGACATTCAAAATATGATATAATACCGACTGTGTGGTATGTGCCAAATGTTGCTCTCCCGAACTTAAAGTACTCATTTCCGAAGAAGAGCTTTCATTCTCCTTATCATTTTTAATTTTAATTGTAAAACGATGGCAACCAATAGGGATTAGTTCTTCTTTCGAAATATTTTTAATTTTATCTATTCTATTAATTAAATTATCTATTTGAATTTCAAATCGATAAATTCCATTCTCTTCATTCCATTTGGATTGACTATCATTTTTCAAAATATCAAAACGAATAAGATTAAGAACTTGCCTCAATTTTAAAGTAATATGACTTTTGTCTTCTTTTAGCTTATCCAATACTTCTTTGGAGATTTTTTTTTCATCATCGAATGGATTAATACGTTGATAATCTTTATAAACTCTACAAATTTTTTCAATCTTGAAAATCACATAACTTTTTAGCAGTTCATAATTTGGAGTTTTTTCAGGATTAGATATTTCTTCACCATAAATGTGTTGATATACTAATGAAATATCCGCTTTTTTCGCTAATTCATTAATTCTTTCATCATTAAATTTATTGGCATCTATCTCAAAAATTACTTTTTCTATTTCTTTCCCAACTAAAACTTCTTTATTATTTGTTAATAAAATATTTGTCATCAGTCGGGTTTGAGCCAAATGAAGTTCCGAATTGACATTGATATTCCCGTTTATTCGGTAAGGGTTTATAACCAATGGCGTTTGATAGCCATCATTTTTATGAAATAAGGCGGAAATCCATTCTCCTAAAAATTCTTCATTAAGCCCATAGAGAGAATAGTTAATTGCTATACTGTAAAAGAATTTTTCTTTATCGTCAATCTTTAACCACTCTTCTCCTTTTAATTGAAAATACTTAATCTTGCTATCAGA
Proteins encoded in this region:
- a CDS encoding AAA domain-containing protein, producing the protein MPQKDILHFWRNVEIFNFPDLDKDSVIEIKNQLPWNTPKTIEKGKKRIYTLFFGEISKENIVNHIENLFPSKEKVLWEEKVSGFTCLSSIILDEKGQPDANSYTLASYVLGLTILHNKRDISSVFQLLQNVQDEYSERFNILKNQDNENSKGEVITWDFINKEIDYLKQLTPWNTKEIKVYYLEKDVSINTELDAPFLNSFFLEDLNNLIDKKTELSLTLQDYLTLTPYQQKLDLIKNKEELFKTIHPEYLTEGKWASSPQYGLCTAQLGAVNSIFKDLNNNSGLQGVNGPPGTGKTTLLLDVIAQIIVDRAKYITNIGTDNLFGKGVKLDFKDRYQYVYPLNASLQKNFGIVVASNNNAAVENISKELPQLKKIDKKAFSNADYFGEFAKEELTGSENWGILAAALGNSENKSKFHNFFWKSFIKDENGNSIVDKEVNNFQNYLVKIQSEQEKNPSKKREILSNFENAKNNFEKKLKEFNTFKTIAVDFHNRFDEFRKNIALKKELDISKIEKETAKNQFINDLKALEIRKNEKDKEQENVKISLNFHNNKKPIFFFFQKLFNTENYKKWNNEISEILSEFDSISSEIKQLNSQIEKKSSELNIVENQLKSFQNQLNQIERFEKEYENLKSQLTQDYKIEEKNLFDEKFYGKDLKEIHLLSPYHSEFIAKLRSEIFLNALEVHKYTILNNAKQFKNNLNSFFEMITGRAKIDEELIQSLWDTFFFCVPVVSTSLASASKLFPNMAKNQIGWLLIDEAGQATPQSVAGLIQRSKRCVIVGDPIQVEPVVTIPKTLVDGLIKHQNIDSVWSPYNGSAQQLADRISKYGTQMGDVWTGFPLRTHRRCFNPMSI
- a CDS encoding AAA family ATPase; protein product: MSFKLLAIRPLKGCDKRFLKNLKEDKIYQFYNEYAFEQNANGEVIDVKKDKSSVPENLYQLADSELKINISALVGKNGSGKSSLLELFYATCFVIASKEGILYNPDKIDKDIEDIKTSDYLNEDEISKVEEKISEIKNQHSNKKFNIEFNYDIENQVIKRLEERKKEIKKIYEDLKIEIYYEKEDNLYKISFSDSKIKYFQLKGEEWLKIDDKEKFFYSIAINYSLYGLNEEFLGEWISALFHKNDGYQTPLVINPYRINGNINVNSELHLAQTRLMTNILLTNNKEVLVGKEIEKVIFEIDANKFNDERINELAKKADISLVYQHIYGEEISNPEKTPNYELLKSYVIFKIEKICRVYKDYQRINPFDDEKKISKEVLDKLKEDKSHITLKLRQVLNLIRFDILKNDSQSKWNEENGIYRFEIQIDNLINRIDKIKNISKEELIPIGCHRFTIKIKNDKENESSSSEMSTLSSGEQHLAHTTQSVLYHILNVNSVHNSNSGKKKYHYINIIFDEIELYFHPEYQRRFVFELLEKLKNIEKNINNIKGINILFCTHSPFILSDIPKQNVLFLGEGEIENKNTFAGNISMMLSSSFFMKESLIGEFAKNRINQLLEKLNQQKEEYRKEEEYKKKTNKKEEDKYKAQIIMSDKEKSEALELIKLIDEPILKYKLNEMFCEVYPNFCKENEKKIRENELKALAEQYGFKIEIKK